GGTAGCTTTCACTTTCGTTTTTGCAACTCTGTCTTTTTTCCCCACTGTATCTTTAATTTTAATCAAACACGACCTCAGGGGAACGgcaatgtttgacacaacagCAATAAGAACAAATGCAAAGGGCAGGAACTCATTGGATaacgaccttaaactagcaaactcaataaaagcatacaagatattattcaaagcaaaggtaatggacacatatatagaaacacaataagcaaacaaagaagaatgtacacatgcatgagataaaatgacaacttaaattggttttgtcggtttccttagcatcttttcactttctgttttcagagctatcattattattgctattattatttattattatttattattactattattattttgtgtagacttatgacacttcatttgttttttttgtatattctattcagttaaaaggtgggcaagataagctttatgcttcaaggccagaccttttcggtcaaataatcacaatgtagaccagggaaaaacctgttatcttgtttgttgatttttgtttgtgattgaccgaaataaatattaactaactaaattTCCCATGATACATTGATCCgattaaatgtgtttttcatgcctcggctgttgcatgtttttttttccagaggtgTGAACACATTCTCTCCAGAAGGACGGTTGTTCCAGGTTGAATATGCCATAGAGGCGATAAAAGTGAGTATCTTGTGCTGAGTCCTTAACCGTTTCTAAATTTATGTTGTGTGTCAAACACGAATAGAAATATTTTACATTGAAGCTCATCGGGTTCTTTCATCTGGTTATGGTCTCTTAGTTGGGGTCCACAGCTATTGGTATCCAGACAACAGAAGGAGTCTGTCTGGCTGTGGAGAAGAGGATCACCTCCCCACTGATGGAGCCCAACAGCATTGAGAAGATCGTGGAGATCGACAGTCACATCGGTACATAGAAACACAAGCCGTGCTGAATGGGACagctcttttgtttgtttgacttttttttttctattttaatatttttttataataactCCAAGCTGAACAAAAGACAAGTGAGATGATAGGTTGGATATCTAAGTTAATATAATGTTATTTGAAGATGTATTCTATCATAAATACAATAATTTGTTTGAAAAGCTGTTCAGTTATCTATTGAGTTGCACCTACATATCAAGTTTTAAGCTCATACTCAATTCAGAGTTAGGCCGCAGAGAGtgaagttgtttttgttgttcatcACTTGCCTACTCTATAAGGTTTTGTTTCAGAGTAGGGATTTTTACACCATTGCTATCTGAGGATTTTACATTTCAGCTAATAGTAGCCTATTGTTTTTCAAGCCTAACATCTGGTAGctagtttgttttctttttttgtgacatGCCATCTTTTTTGAATGTGCAGTTGTGGTCTGTGTAGGTTTACAGTTGAACCTCATTCTGGAAATACAGgatttaattagatttttttttttttttttttttactattccaGGTTGTGCCATGAGTGGTTTGATAGCTGATGCTAAGACTCTGATTGACAAAGCAAGAGTGGAGACACAGGTATGATTTTTGCAGGACAGTGCACTGTCCTGCAAAAGGACTAATAAGCACTATGTTCAGTTTTTGGTTTAGATGCCCTTATGCTGTATATGCTCTTTTGCAGAACCACTGGTTTACCTACAATGAGACTATGACAGTGGAGAGTGTGACTCAGGCTGTGTCCAACCTGGCACTGCAGTTTGGTGAGGAAGACGCAGACCCCGGTGCCATGGTTAGtcatttaaacacatttcagttCTTCGTTGATAAGTGAAGATATTCAATCTCTATTTAACTCACCTCAGCTAACCTGATGCACTTCTGTATTTTACAGTCTCGGCCCTTCGGTGTAGCACTACTGTTTGGTGGAGTTGATGAAAAAGGCCCCCAACTGTACGTATACATAGATTTATAATCTTTGAGAAATCATAGGATTTATTTTTCCAATTGTGTTTAAACAGAGACGgtaacatttatttttgtaatcCAGCTACCACATGGACCCTTCAGGAACCTTCGTACAGTGTGATGCTCgggccataggctctgcgtcagaAGGAGCACAGAGCTCTCTTCAAGAGGTCTACCACAAGGTACAAAGATTTAAGTTTTATTTACCGGTCGGATGCATAGCTCAGATCTTTGGGATACCACAATTACATTACACATTAattcaattttttatttattcttaaatTGCTACTTAATGCACCGCTTCtgtatttaaatgaaaaatactataaaaagtaTGCATTTAATATAAAAAAGCGTATAGTTGACATAATCCATGTCATATGTAGTAGCTTTGTTTTACAATCATGTAAAAGTCTTTtaatccgtgtgtgtgtgtgtgtaaaagcaTAATGACTTTGTTTGTATTCTTCTCTTACTCATTATATTGAGCAGTATTTAGTGTGGTCGGCAATTTGTAGTGCTGTCTGCTAAGGAGTGTTATATCCCATGTTGTGGATTTAATGTATCACACGATGCTTCATGAAAAGTAGTTTTCAACTGATGGCAAACTGGTACATTAAATCTGCGCAACAGCACAATATTACTAAATGTTCAGTACAAGTTGATTTCTAACACAATCAGTAAAAATCATCTGATTGTACTGTGTTTTAGTATTAGGCAAATACAATAACAACATATTACTTTTTTAACTGTGCTATCTTTCGTTAAACTAAAAGCCAGGCAGCCAGGCAGCCTTGATAAATTGGTATGCTCGGTGATAAATTGGTCATCAGCAGGTGTGGAGATCACTTTTCTAGGAGCAATGCTTGTAGAAAAACAAATGTTGTTGCACTTTAGTTTGGAAAGGGATATACAGCCATTTCCAAAAAATGTGAAGTTCATCATTCTACATTGATGGTTCAAAAATGAGAAGCATTCAAGACATTTGCCATCTTTCCAGGCCTTGAAGTCCCAGCATATCTACCCCAAAGGCCACTTTGCAATGCTCATAAAAATTCTTTTTTGAAAACAAGGCTGcatttcagatgtttcaggCCTCATGGGACATGTTAAATCTTTAAGAACATCTAGAGCTTTTCCGCTCTAGATGTCCTTAAAGATTCCTCCAGGTCAGAGCAGCTCTGAGACGATTGAATCAAAGTAACTGGacctcctttttcctttcgtTCTTAAAGATGTTGGTTTCTGGAAGGAAAGTGAAATCATCTtcaagaacagaaaaaaaacaggtcCAGTGGCTTTGAGTCAAGCCTTTGAAAGGAACTTTAGCGCATGACTGATGGATTGAGTTTAGTCCAGAGGAAAGATTTTCGTGCTAGTAGTTTTGCAGCATCAGTTTCATGTCTCTGCATCTAAAATACATAGATCTGAGGTTGCTGATGGATTTTCTGTCTTTCCACTCTGaatctgctttttaaccctttcTCACACCTGTTACAGTTAATTACTTATGTATAGttaaattcatttttcttttaattttctttacatTCATATATTTTGATGCATCCAATTCTTTCTTAAATTTAAAGATTCTGAACTcggatgtattttttttcataagtgTGAATATTCGTTTCTTAATCTAAATTGACCAAATGTTCATTCTCAGACGGAAAgcgaaaaaaaatataaatgctTCAAAGAACAATTTTTGTTGAATAGAAAGCATCAATGGATGTGGGGTGACTCCTTGATGTCAAGTCAAGTGGTTAATGTGGACTAAAGCGTCCAAACTCTTGAATATAATAAATGACTGCGTTTTAGTCGCTCTCCTTTGTAATGACCGCTGTGGATGAAAGGGTCAAAAGTGCTGATATGTCATgactacaaaataaaaatgcagcTTTCTATGCTTTGTGTTAATGCAAACATTCACTGTTTATTGCTAATTGTTTCAGCTTAAGTTTTGCCAGTATCATTAGAAATCCCAACAAGACACTATAATCATGAAATAAACCAGTTTAGAGAGGAATAGTAAACTGcacaagagaaatgtatcattcATTTAGGAATGATGGTGCAGTGTTAAATGTGTGGGTTTTTTGTGTGAAACACACACGATAAAAAGTTGCATCTAAATGAAAATGTTTGAATTTTCTCATCCCATGTGATTGAAAGTTatattaaaacatgaaaataccCAGGACTAATGAGTTGTATTTTGCTTTTCCTCTTTTAAATACCCAACAGTCCATGACATTAAAAGATGCCATCAAGTCGTCTCTCACCATTTTGAagcaggtgatggaggagaAGCTCAACGCAACCAATATTGAGGTGTGTTCATGAGTACTTAATTGCACTACTGCAAAGTGTCTTTGGCAGTGACAGTGATTAATTCAAAGAATATCTGTGGAGTTAGGCTTACGTTTGTTTGCAAAAGAAAAGACCCACAACCTTAGCTTTGGCTTAGCAGAAGAATTCCCTCGTTTTCATGCACTCTCTGTCTTTTGTGTAGCTGGCAACAGTAGAGCCTGGTAAGACCTTCCACATGTACACCAAAGAGGAGCTGGAGGACGTAATCAAGGACATCTAGAGCGGAAAGGACTTGGGTTTTTATTCTGGCCTGGCGACAAGAGGGCATGGAAGATGTACCTGGGTTTAAAGTCAAAACAACCACAACTCTCTAACCACCCGCTGCatttataattttttctttcttctttcttcttcttttgctgATGTCATAACCTATCTCTTGTCCCTCGTTGTCTGTGCATCTCTGCACAGGAGTCTGACCAGCGCTTATAACTGGACAGGGGCAAAAGTAGAGGTtggatgggtgatattttttgTAACAGATCAGTTCTACAATAAAACTGTTGTATTCAGAAAGTGACTGACTATTTTattacttgttttgttttttttgtctttaagtTCCTCAAGTGTATTAAAATCCATTggttgttctgtgcacgtgggTGGAAAACGGTCTAAATGCAGATGCATACATTCAGATTATTCATGTCATTtcttaattagaaataaaaatagtttTTCCTAAACTACTCTGTCGTTCATTCTGTAAGGTGGTAATGACATAACTAACCTACTAACCTGTAAGCATCATTATTGACAATAGCTGCGAAAGCTCACTACGGTGTTACAAATGTTTTCTTCTACTCTATAAAGGTtactaaggaaaaaaaaatacatttttattgtttggCTGAAGCTCCCctttctatatttttttattcatttaaaagcTGGTAAGGGAAATGGATTCACTTAGTCATGTGACCTGTGGTAGTCTGGAAGAATTTCCACTTAAAGGCCAAGTATTAAGAAATTCCCCATTTTttccacagtaaaaaaaaacaaaaaaacttgtaagtatgttttgtttgtgttctccGTAGCTTCTTGGAATCCTTAACATCTTCAGAGAATAAAATATTTTTCGTAACGAAGAGTCCTCCGGTCTGTGCGCAGTCtttccaccagggggcagtgtaacgccGGACCGAAGGCGACGCTCAGTTGAAGAAGATTCCTGCCGTCCAATCAGATTCGAGGTTACATCAGTCCTGACCAATCCCGTGCCGCGGTGCATGGGCCGTTATCGAGGATGCTttttaggctgatttatagttccgcgttacaccaacgcagagcctacggcgtagggtacgcggcgacacgcaacgtacggtgcgcgtcgccgcataccttacgccgtaccctacggcgtaggctctgcgtcgatttaacgcaggaacATAACTCAGGCTTTAGTGATGAAGGGGGCATGAGGTGCCCGACTGGTGGTGGTGGGACACTGGAGTTTGTCTCAAACTCCTCCGCTCGTGTAGGAATCATGATCACCGTGTCTTATATTTTGTTGCTCGGCTTGTTTTCGTCTGCCGTAGCCGGACAGGGACACAGCTCGCCCCGTTTTCGGAGGCTGCGGAGGGAGTTTGTGGATGAGGGTTTAGGGAGGACGCTGGTGTCTACACGCAGCGCAGGACTGAATGAACAGACCTGCACAGCTCTGCCTGCAGCAGAGGCAGCCCTGCTCAACAACACCAGCACTGTAAGTACTGCACTTTAACCTCACAGGGACTGCTTTATGTGTACAAATATACACATCAGTCCCAAGTACTAAtaggcaaagaaaaaaaacaaaacttaagtAAAAGTGTGTAGTCAAAGTACTCATTCTGCAGAGAATCTTCTGCttattctctctttcttttgtttctctGAAGTTTAGAGTTGCAGGGTTTCATTTATGGTCAGTTATGTTATGAACTCTGAAACTCTGACACAAATTTAgttataaagtacatttacttaTGAGATATTGTCCAGAAGAAGCATAAAAATGTCAAGTAAAAATAGAAGTAGCTCCAAACTGTGCTTATGTGAATGTATTTAGTTACATTAAACCATTTCAAGCTTCTAAGTAATTAACTAATACATACCAattcaaaacagaaacaaaacttGCTAGCTACATCTCAACAAATTAATTAAAGATACCATTATAGGAAacatttattaattaataaGTACACAGAAGTTTCTCAGGAACCTGAAGGACATGTTGAAATATCTTGTCCACAACTGTAGGGTTAAAGAAAGaagaatatatatttcttggTGAATCAGTTCCTTATTTTTAAAGTGTAAACTGTGAAACATTTCAAATAAAGTCCTCAATATGGTACCACAGAGCCTAAAACTATATGATTTATTGACccagaaggaaaacaaaaacaatgattACAAATCATCTCCATGATGATTTGATCATGGCAGTGCAAACTAActaaattatcaaataaattaaCAGAAATTAGAATAACTGCAAACTATTAATTTGGGCAATTCCAACCTGAAAAGGTAAATTGTGAGTTGGTTGATTCTTTTAACagtgaatgtattttttttctccgcCTCTGTCTGTTACATTCTTTTGTTTGATTGATCTGAATAAATATAGGTCATCAGTCCAGGTCACATCCATTGTGCCTGCTCACCCTGAGTTATCATGCACTGTTGAACTAATGAGCAAAGCTGAATGGAGAATTTTAGCACAGCCATTCGTAAACATTTACTTCTTCCAGCCTGGCAGCGCGAGGCTCTTAAAGGAGTCAGATGGCTTCAACGGAGAGGCTTTTTCAAGTTCTTCCTGCACTTTATACCTACCATCAATATGGAACTATTCCACGGTTTGAAAGGTTTTCCtgctctcaatttttttttacttcccaAACCTTATCTTTTAAAAGACCGCAGAAACCAAGATTGCGTTAGTTCTGTAAAAGGAGGAATGACAAGAACAAGTCTGGTGTCCAGCAGCTCTAACACCTGGGCTGGTTTTTGAGCATGAAAGAGATTCAGCGTGCTTTCAGAGAGGAGACTCCTCCCAGATGTTCTGGGTCTTTCTAACCCTCACAAACATTCCCCAAGTTTTTCCGCTCAGCTTGATCTGATCCCCACTGCAGACAAAGGTCTGGGTTTGCTGTTAACAGACCTGCAGGGGAGATCAGACAAGACAAGGAAGACGAAAGCATTTAGATCTGTGTTATAAACTCCTTAGATACCAGATCATCGTTTAAACAAGCAGATTGTACAGTTACCTACTCCCGcctatgcttcttttttttgcagttttagtCCTGATAGATTGCACAGCGTGTGTTTTGTCACCCAGGCCAGACTTTGCCTTATTTTCCCCAGTTGGCATGTTTACATGACATTTATTTTCCTGACTGTGACAGCTTTACAAAGTAGTTCCttgtcccccccaccccctttttCTTCACTATGTCCTGTCCTTTATTCCTTCATCCTTttgggagagagagaaaaaaagggggaggcTTTTTCTTAAGCCTAAAGGGTAGCTGGGTCACAGCCAGCCACTGGAGTACCAAGTAAAGCGACAGAGTTGATGTTAGACATTGGTGGTGGGCAGAGAAAGACATAAATGGGTTTGCAGGTGAGATGCATCCAGAGAGAATTTAAATAGGCTTTTTGTAGAAGTAGAGGTACACTTGTGCTCTTCCATCTTAGTATACACCAAGAAAATAAGTTGAATGCACTGAATCTGTTTATGCAGCCGATTGCACAGCTTGTAGAAAACACTCAATCCGTgtaataataacactaacagcATTAAATGTTCTCTGTAGGGCGTATAAACTGAGATGCCACAGATGTGGTACCAGCTGGTGCCAATCAACCAGTTTGAGGGTCCCATCTCTTTATGACTTCACTTTCCAGCAATATATTTCACAAACAATGAACAGCTtacagtgaggaggagactgctCCAGGCAACAAACTATTTTAATGTA
This genomic window from Cololabis saira isolate AMF1-May2022 chromosome 8, fColSai1.1, whole genome shotgun sequence contains:
- the psma5 gene encoding proteasome subunit alpha type-5; translated protein: MFLTRSEYDRGVNTFSPEGRLFQVEYAIEAIKLGSTAIGIQTTEGVCLAVEKRITSPLMEPNSIEKIVEIDSHIGCAMSGLIADAKTLIDKARVETQNHWFTYNETMTVESVTQAVSNLALQFGEEDADPGAMSRPFGVALLFGGVDEKGPQLYHMDPSGTFVQCDARAIGSASEGAQSSLQEVYHKSMTLKDAIKSSLTILKQVMEEKLNATNIELATVEPGKTFHMYTKEELEDVIKDI